One window of Candidatus Methylacidiphilales bacterium genomic DNA carries:
- the alr gene encoding alanine racemase, whose protein sequence is MLERLKSDLPHRSWCEIDRSALRHNLRALAAITSAPEMMPMVKADAYGHGMIESARVFADSGASWIGCANVHEGMALRAAGIPLPVLLLSGFLPAEVPAMIEHRLTLTLSSVEEARQVAALAAKRKTPLQVQVKIDTGMGRLGVPLGQAATLVRKVWEDPNLVLTGVYSHYACSDSDPAFTRDQWNKFQTIPSPAGIPRHICNSAGLLALPASAGDLVRPGVAVYGISPLARFQSLLRPAMSWKSRIVGVRTVPRGTPLSYGATYRTPRAMRIGLASVGYGDGLFRALSNKGEVLVRGKRCRIVGRVTMDQILLDLGRVPRAAKGDEVVLLGRQGAEEISATEMARKAGTICYEVWCHITDRVTKIYR, encoded by the coding sequence ATGTTGGAACGCTTGAAATCGGACCTGCCCCACCGCTCATGGTGTGAAATCGACCGTTCGGCACTGCGGCACAACCTGCGCGCCCTGGCCGCGATCACCTCGGCACCGGAAATGATGCCCATGGTGAAAGCCGATGCCTACGGACACGGCATGATTGAGTCGGCCAGGGTTTTCGCGGACTCCGGGGCTTCATGGATCGGCTGCGCCAACGTGCACGAGGGCATGGCCCTTCGGGCGGCGGGCATCCCGCTGCCGGTGCTCCTCCTGAGCGGTTTTCTGCCCGCGGAAGTGCCGGCCATGATCGAGCACCGCCTGACCCTGACACTGTCCTCCGTGGAGGAAGCCCGCCAGGTCGCGGCCTTGGCCGCCAAACGCAAAACCCCGCTCCAGGTCCAGGTCAAAATCGACACCGGCATGGGTCGCCTGGGGGTGCCGCTCGGGCAAGCCGCCACACTCGTCCGCAAGGTTTGGGAGGACCCGAACCTCGTTCTGACCGGAGTTTATTCCCACTACGCCTGTTCGGATTCCGACCCCGCCTTCACCCGCGACCAATGGAACAAGTTCCAGACCATCCCTTCGCCGGCGGGAATCCCCCGGCACATCTGCAACAGCGCCGGACTGCTGGCACTTCCGGCTTCGGCCGGCGACCTCGTCCGCCCCGGCGTGGCCGTCTACGGCATCAGTCCCCTGGCCCGATTCCAGTCCCTGCTCCGACCAGCCATGTCTTGGAAATCGCGGATTGTCGGCGTGCGTACCGTGCCCCGTGGCACCCCCTTGAGCTACGGGGCCACATACCGCACACCGCGAGCCATGCGCATCGGTCTGGCCTCGGTGGGATACGGCGACGGCCTATTCCGCGCGCTTTCCAACAAGGGTGAGGTGCTGGTGCGGGGGAAACGCTGCCGGATCGTCGGCCGAGTCACGATGGACCAGATCCTGCTTGATCTGGGGCGTGTGCCCCGGGCTGCCAAAGGTGACGAAGTGGTCCTCCTGGGTCGGCAGGGAGCGGAGGAAATCTCGGCGACAGAGATGGCGCGCAAGGCCGGTACCATCTGTTACGAAGTCTGGTGCCACATCACGGACCGTGTTACAAAGATCTACCGGTAG